From one Nonomuraea polychroma genomic stretch:
- a CDS encoding 4-hydroxy-3-methylbut-2-enyl diphosphate reductase, producing the protein MEPQTPTSRRVLVAKPRGYCAGVDRAVVAVEKALEQYGAPIYVRKQIVHNTHVVKTLEARGAIFVEETEEVPEGAIVVFSAHGVSPAVHSAAKQRNLRTIDATCPLVTKVHNEAKRFAGQDYEILLIGHEGHEEVEGTSGEAPEHIQLVDGLDSVDRVQVKDPSKLIWLSQTTLSVDETTETVAKLKQRFPNLLDPPSDDICYATQNRQIAVKEIAAEAQLVIVVGSENSSNSKRLVEVAMDYGADASYLVDNAGFIRDEWLEGVTTVGVTSGASVPEELVEEVLAYLAEHGFGDVTEVEPVQESMRFALPHELRKDLRTVS; encoded by the coding sequence ATGGAGCCCCAGACCCCTACATCCCGCCGAGTCCTGGTAGCCAAGCCACGGGGCTACTGTGCCGGAGTCGATCGAGCCGTGGTAGCGGTCGAGAAGGCTCTGGAGCAGTACGGCGCCCCGATCTACGTACGCAAGCAGATCGTCCACAACACCCACGTCGTCAAGACGCTCGAGGCCAGGGGCGCCATCTTCGTCGAGGAGACCGAGGAGGTCCCCGAGGGCGCGATCGTGGTCTTCTCCGCCCATGGCGTCTCCCCGGCCGTGCATTCCGCGGCGAAGCAGCGCAATCTGCGCACCATCGATGCCACCTGCCCGCTGGTCACCAAGGTGCACAACGAGGCCAAGCGGTTCGCGGGGCAGGACTACGAGATCCTGCTGATCGGCCACGAAGGCCATGAGGAGGTCGAGGGCACCTCCGGCGAGGCTCCCGAGCACATCCAGCTCGTCGACGGGCTCGACTCGGTCGACCGGGTGCAGGTGAAGGACCCGAGCAAGCTGATCTGGTTGTCGCAGACCACGCTGTCGGTCGACGAGACCACCGAGACCGTCGCCAAACTCAAGCAACGTTTCCCCAACCTGCTCGACCCGCCGAGCGACGACATCTGCTACGCCACCCAGAACCGGCAGATCGCGGTCAAGGAGATCGCCGCCGAGGCGCAACTGGTGATCGTGGTGGGCTCGGAAAACTCCTCCAACTCCAAGCGCCTGGTCGAAGTGGCCATGGACTACGGCGCCGACGCCTCCTACCTGGTCGACAATGCGGGCTTCATCCGGGACGAGTGGCTGGAGGGCGTCACCACGGTCGGCGTGACCAGCGGCGCCTCGGTCCCTGAGGAGCTGGTCGAGGAGGTGCTCGCGTACCTGGCCGAGCACGGGTTCGGCGACGTGACCGAGGTCGAGCCGGTGCAGGAGAGCATGCGTTTCGCGCTGCCCCATGAGCTGCGCAAGGACCTCAGGACCGTCTCCTAG
- a CDS encoding DUF6542 domain-containing protein, which translates to MTARGAIALALVATLAGYVVAALTDVQEVVGAAFVLASLLGALLVNRRELLSLVVTPPLVFFCATLFVELGRAFGSVSIVQSLALGLYTSLTRGAPWLFAGSAIVLGVAWRRGLRDNVRELREELKAGAEVPRPRQPFVPEPEGYFEPKIYGTPRGED; encoded by the coding sequence TTGACCGCTCGAGGCGCCATCGCGCTCGCCCTGGTCGCCACCCTGGCGGGCTATGTGGTGGCGGCGCTGACGGACGTCCAGGAGGTGGTGGGGGCGGCCTTCGTCCTGGCCAGCCTGCTGGGGGCGCTCCTGGTCAACCGCCGTGAGCTGCTGTCGCTGGTGGTGACGCCGCCGCTGGTGTTCTTCTGCGCCACGTTGTTCGTCGAGCTCGGGCGGGCGTTCGGCTCGGTGTCGATCGTGCAGTCGCTGGCGCTCGGCCTCTACACGTCGCTGACACGGGGCGCGCCGTGGTTGTTCGCCGGGTCGGCCATCGTGCTGGGCGTGGCGTGGCGGCGTGGGCTGCGCGACAACGTACGTGAGCTGCGGGAGGAGCTGAAGGCGGGCGCCGAGGTGCCGCGCCCGCGCCAGCCGTTCGTGCCGGAGCCGGAGGGCTATTTCGAGCCCAAGATCTACGGGACGCCGCGCGGCGAGGACTAG
- the rmuC gene encoding DNA recombination protein RmuC translates to MDVVSVLIGLAVGLLIGFLVARTRAAVRVAEADARAKSAAEKLVYVEEQLAERFQALSTRALDVNNIRFLELAETRLAASRAEAAGELEQRKQAVEHLVEPLKDALSRVEAQLRDTESGQRAARAELAQQMEFMRQSHEQLRSQTTALVRALQRPEARGRWGELQLRRVAEIAGMQRHCDFDEQVTEGSMRPDMVVRLAGGKNIVVDSKVSLAAYLEAAEASDESLATVRLDAHARHVREHIDRLAAKSYWQAFNPSPEFVVLFIPGEAFLAPALERDPGLLEYAMARRVHIATPTTLITMLRTAHYAWQQAALSENARAVFELGKELYDRLSSLGRNVDALGKALTRAVEAYNKSVGSLESRVLVTARKLHDLGVVDGDLDSPGMLDGLPRPLSSPELLETSPLISSSNGKLAHGSQ, encoded by the coding sequence GTGGACGTGGTCTCGGTTCTCATCGGTCTCGCCGTCGGGTTGCTCATCGGGTTCCTGGTCGCCAGGACGCGAGCGGCGGTGCGGGTGGCCGAGGCCGACGCGCGGGCCAAGAGCGCCGCCGAAAAGCTGGTCTACGTCGAGGAGCAGCTGGCCGAGCGCTTCCAGGCGCTGTCCACGCGCGCGCTCGACGTCAACAACATCCGGTTCCTGGAGCTGGCCGAGACCAGGCTGGCGGCCAGCCGCGCGGAGGCCGCGGGCGAGCTGGAGCAGCGCAAGCAGGCCGTCGAGCACCTGGTCGAGCCGCTGAAGGACGCGCTGTCGCGGGTCGAGGCGCAACTGCGCGACACCGAGTCGGGCCAGCGCGCGGCGCGGGCGGAGCTGGCCCAGCAGATGGAGTTCATGCGCCAGAGCCACGAGCAGCTGCGTTCCCAGACCACCGCCCTCGTGAGAGCGTTGCAGCGGCCGGAGGCCCGCGGCCGGTGGGGCGAGCTGCAACTGCGCAGGGTCGCCGAGATCGCCGGCATGCAGCGTCACTGCGACTTCGACGAGCAGGTCACGGAGGGCTCCATGCGGCCCGACATGGTCGTGCGGCTCGCCGGCGGCAAGAACATCGTGGTTGACTCCAAGGTCTCGCTGGCGGCCTATCTGGAGGCCGCGGAGGCGTCGGACGAGTCGCTGGCCACGGTCCGGCTCGACGCGCACGCCAGGCACGTGCGCGAGCACATCGACCGGCTGGCCGCCAAGTCCTACTGGCAGGCGTTCAACCCGTCGCCGGAGTTCGTGGTGCTGTTCATCCCCGGCGAGGCGTTCCTGGCGCCGGCGCTCGAACGCGATCCCGGGCTGCTGGAGTACGCCATGGCGCGGCGTGTGCACATCGCCACGCCGACGACGCTGATCACAATGCTGCGCACCGCTCATTACGCCTGGCAGCAGGCCGCGCTGAGCGAGAACGCGCGAGCGGTGTTCGAGCTGGGCAAGGAGCTGTACGACCGGCTGTCGTCGCTGGGCAGGAACGTCGATGCGCTGGGCAAGGCGTTGACCCGGGCCGTGGAGGCGTACAACAAGTCGGTCGGATCGCTCGAAAGCCGCGTCCTGGTCACCGCACGCAAGCTGCACGATCTGGGCGTTGTGGACGGCGATCTGGACTCACCTGGGATGCTCGACGGGCTCCCGAGACCCCTGTCATCCCCCGAACTACTCGAAACGTCGCCTCTGATTTCCAGCTCGAACGGTAAGTTGGCCCACGGGTCGCAGTAA
- a CDS encoding TetR/AcrR family transcriptional regulator, with amino-acid sequence MSDVENVVAQPRTSERGAATRTSLLAAAREVFVSKGFAEAGVTDVVARADASVGSLYHHFSGKADLYLTLFEEWQARQTQRTKQAARAARADGESDPMRVFLSAARAYLDGCLEEREVAALFLRGDGPPGFDVVMRDRLRMWAQRNAALFEDQPALVVVITGALAAAVSEVVRTGDRGLAEEVLAIIGQIRPTGSATASSSG; translated from the coding sequence ATGAGCGATGTGGAAAACGTGGTGGCTCAGCCGCGCACGTCCGAGCGGGGAGCGGCGACACGAACCTCGCTGCTCGCCGCCGCGCGGGAGGTCTTCGTCTCCAAAGGTTTCGCCGAAGCAGGCGTGACCGACGTGGTGGCGCGGGCCGACGCCAGCGTGGGCAGCCTCTACCATCACTTCTCCGGCAAGGCCGACCTCTACCTGACGCTGTTCGAGGAGTGGCAGGCCCGGCAGACCCAGCGGACCAAGCAGGCGGCCAGAGCGGCCCGCGCCGACGGCGAGAGCGACCCCATGCGGGTGTTCCTCAGCGCCGCCCGCGCCTACCTCGACGGCTGCCTGGAGGAACGCGAGGTGGCCGCGCTGTTCCTGCGTGGCGACGGCCCGCCCGGCTTCGACGTGGTCATGCGCGACCGGCTGCGCATGTGGGCGCAGCGCAATGCGGCGTTGTTCGAGGACCAGCCCGCACTCGTCGTGGTGATCACCGGCGCGCTGGCCGCGGCCGTCTCCGAAGTCGTGCGCACCGGCGACCGCGGGCTGGCCGAGGAGGTCCTCGCGATCATCGGGCAGATCCGCCCGACCGGGTCCGCGACCGCCTCCTCCAGCGGGTAA
- a CDS encoding TetR/AcrR family transcriptional regulator: MAGRPRSEVARKAILRAALDLCARDGYQSVTMKGIAQAAGSGRQTVYRWWQTKAQVLLEGLTEILAAEVPPIPETGDARADLVAFLRQAFALARGVAGQVVVGLMADAQYDQALAAELRSKIIMPRRRALRSVLERGALPAGVDPELAVDLIYGAMWYRLLNRHADVNGELAEEIAGLLARIR, translated from the coding sequence ATGGCAGGCAGACCGCGCAGCGAAGTGGCCAGGAAGGCGATCCTCCGGGCGGCGCTCGACCTGTGCGCCCGCGACGGGTACCAGAGCGTGACCATGAAAGGCATCGCCCAAGCCGCGGGCAGCGGCCGCCAGACCGTCTACCGCTGGTGGCAGACCAAGGCCCAGGTGCTGCTCGAAGGGTTGACGGAGATCCTGGCCGCGGAGGTCCCGCCCATTCCGGAGACCGGCGACGCGCGGGCCGACCTCGTGGCGTTCCTGCGGCAGGCGTTCGCACTGGCGAGGGGTGTCGCGGGGCAGGTCGTCGTGGGGCTCATGGCCGACGCCCAGTACGACCAGGCGCTGGCCGCCGAGCTGCGCTCCAAGATCATCATGCCGCGCCGGCGCGCCCTGCGCTCGGTGCTCGAACGCGGCGCCCTGCCCGCCGGTGTGGACCCGGAGCTGGCCGTCGATCTCATTTACGGCGCCATGTGGTACCGCCTGCTCAATCGCCACGCCGACGTGAACGGTGAACTCGCCGAGGAGATCGCCGGGCTGCTCGCGCGAATCCGTTAG
- the ychF gene encoding redox-regulated ATPase YchF, protein MSLSIGIVGLPNVGKSTLFNALTKTGNALAANYPFATIEPNVGIVGVPDDRLPVLAEIFGSARILPAKVEFVDIAGLVKGASEGQGRGNQFLSNIRNTDAICQVIRVFSDPDVTHVDGEIAPKRDIETINFELVMADLQTVEKAIPRLQKEARNVKDKKPALEAAEAAKAVLETGKTIFESGLDGTELRELHLLTAKPFLYVFNLDADELTDTALREQLSSLVAPAEAVFLDAKIESELVELDEEEALELLQSVGQEESGLRQLARVGFETLGLQTYLTAGPKETRAWTIRKGATAPEAAGVIHTDFQRGFIKAEVVSFDDLVEAGSIANARAAGKARVEGKDYVMRDGDVVEFRFNV, encoded by the coding sequence GTGAGTCTCTCTATAGGCATCGTCGGCCTGCCCAACGTCGGTAAGTCCACGCTGTTCAATGCGCTGACCAAGACCGGCAACGCGCTCGCCGCGAACTACCCGTTCGCCACCATCGAGCCCAACGTGGGCATCGTGGGCGTGCCTGACGACCGCCTGCCCGTGCTGGCCGAGATCTTCGGCTCGGCGCGCATCCTGCCCGCCAAGGTCGAGTTCGTCGACATCGCGGGCCTGGTCAAGGGGGCTTCGGAGGGGCAGGGCAGGGGCAACCAGTTCCTCTCCAACATCCGCAACACCGACGCGATCTGCCAGGTCATCCGTGTCTTCAGCGACCCGGACGTCACGCACGTGGACGGCGAGATCGCCCCCAAGCGCGACATCGAGACGATCAACTTCGAGCTGGTCATGGCCGACCTGCAGACGGTCGAGAAGGCCATCCCGCGCCTGCAGAAGGAGGCGCGCAACGTCAAGGACAAGAAGCCCGCGCTGGAGGCCGCCGAGGCCGCCAAGGCGGTCCTGGAGACCGGCAAGACCATCTTCGAGAGCGGCCTGGACGGCACCGAGCTGCGCGAGCTGCACCTGCTGACGGCCAAGCCGTTCCTGTACGTCTTCAATCTCGACGCCGACGAGCTGACCGACACCGCGCTCAGGGAGCAGCTGTCGTCGCTGGTCGCCCCGGCCGAGGCGGTCTTCCTCGACGCCAAGATCGAGTCCGAGCTGGTCGAGCTCGACGAGGAGGAGGCGCTGGAGCTGCTGCAGTCGGTCGGCCAGGAGGAGTCGGGGCTGCGCCAGCTGGCCAGGGTCGGCTTCGAGACGCTCGGCCTGCAGACCTACCTGACGGCCGGGCCGAAGGAGACCAGGGCCTGGACGATCCGCAAGGGCGCCACCGCGCCGGAGGCGGCCGGTGTGATCCACACCGACTTCCAGCGCGGGTTCATCAAGGCCGAGGTCGTCTCCTTCGACGACCTGGTCGAGGCCGGCTCGATCGCCAACGCCCGCGCCGCCGGCAAGGCCCGCGTCGAGGGCAAGGACTACGTGATGCGCGACGGCGACGTGGTCGAGTTCCGCTTCAACGTCTGA
- the glpX gene encoding class II fructose-bisphosphatase, with product MSDSVPPALATSEHAPDRNLALELVRVTEAAAMAAARWVGRGDKNGADGAAVNAMRQLINTVSMNGVVVIGEGEKDHAPMLFNGEHVGDGSGPDCDVAVDPIDGTRLTALGMPDAVSVIAVSERGSMYDPSAVFYMEKLVTGPEAADLVDIEAPVSANINAVARAKHCSPSDVTVVVLDRPRHERLVKEIRETGARIKFITDGDVAGAIMAARTGTGIDLMLGIGGTPEGIVAACALKCLGGVIQGKLWPRDDAERGKAIDAGHDLSQVLTTNDLVRSDDVFFAATGITHGELMQGVRFRAGSAVTESLVMRGRSGTIRKIESEHQLWKLRAYSAINFDTAG from the coding sequence ATGTCCGATTCCGTACCGCCCGCGCTCGCCACGAGCGAGCACGCGCCCGATCGAAACCTGGCGCTGGAGCTCGTCCGCGTCACCGAGGCGGCGGCGATGGCCGCGGCCCGGTGGGTAGGCCGCGGTGACAAGAACGGCGCCGACGGCGCGGCGGTGAACGCCATGCGCCAGCTGATCAACACGGTCTCGATGAACGGCGTGGTGGTCATCGGCGAGGGCGAGAAGGACCACGCCCCGATGTTGTTCAACGGCGAGCACGTGGGTGACGGCAGCGGCCCTGACTGCGACGTGGCCGTGGACCCCATCGACGGCACCCGGCTGACCGCACTCGGCATGCCCGACGCCGTGTCGGTCATCGCGGTGAGCGAGCGCGGCTCCATGTACGACCCCTCGGCCGTGTTCTACATGGAGAAGCTGGTCACCGGCCCGGAGGCGGCCGACCTGGTCGACATCGAGGCCCCCGTGTCCGCCAACATCAACGCGGTCGCCAGGGCCAAGCACTGCTCCCCGTCCGACGTGACGGTGGTCGTGCTGGACCGGCCCAGGCACGAGCGGCTGGTCAAGGAGATCAGGGAGACGGGCGCGCGCATCAAGTTCATCACCGACGGCGACGTGGCCGGCGCGATCATGGCGGCCCGCACGGGCACCGGGATCGACCTGATGCTCGGGATCGGCGGCACGCCTGAGGGCATCGTGGCCGCGTGCGCGCTCAAGTGCCTCGGCGGGGTGATCCAGGGCAAGCTGTGGCCGCGCGACGACGCCGAGCGTGGCAAGGCCATCGACGCGGGACACGACCTCAGCCAGGTGCTCACGACCAACGACCTGGTCAGGTCCGACGACGTGTTCTTCGCGGCGACCGGCATCACGCACGGCGAGCTCATGCAGGGTGTACGGTTCCGCGCCGGCTCCGCGGTGACGGAGTCGCTGGTGATGCGCGGCCGTTCCGGCACGATCCGCAAGATCGAGAGTGAGCACCAGCTCTGGAAGCTGCGCGCGTACAGCGCGATCAACTTCGACACGGCGGGCTGA
- a CDS encoding DUF1707 SHOCT-like domain-containing protein: protein MNERAGSWLPKLQEVGERLAEEFVSARRLPAAGDVPPPHELRASDADRERIAQVLQDAHADGRLTLEELEERLGVLYAARTLGELAQLTGDLLPADQQPLNLDGRPVSAIFKQEQRGGRWVVPAELTVTAMFGTTKLDLRDAILQNRRIIINATLVFGGLEIHVPEDLEVIRVAKGKTVRLNKQPTEPGAPVVEVRTTNFAGDVKVKEPPRRKRRR, encoded by the coding sequence GTGAACGAACGCGCGGGATCCTGGTTGCCGAAGCTGCAGGAAGTCGGAGAGCGGCTGGCCGAGGAGTTCGTCTCCGCGCGCCGCCTGCCGGCCGCGGGCGACGTGCCGCCGCCGCACGAGCTGCGCGCCTCCGACGCCGACCGCGAGCGCATCGCGCAGGTGCTCCAGGACGCGCACGCCGACGGCCGGCTCACCCTGGAGGAGCTGGAGGAGCGGCTCGGCGTGCTCTACGCCGCGCGCACGCTGGGCGAGCTGGCGCAGCTCACCGGCGATCTCCTGCCCGCCGACCAGCAACCGCTCAACCTGGACGGCCGTCCCGTGTCGGCCATCTTCAAACAGGAGCAGCGCGGCGGGCGCTGGGTCGTGCCCGCCGAGCTCACGGTGACGGCCATGTTCGGCACCACCAAGCTGGACCTCCGCGACGCGATCCTGCAGAACCGGCGGATCATCATCAACGCCACGCTCGTCTTCGGCGGGCTGGAGATCCACGTGCCCGAGGACCTCGAGGTCATCAGGGTCGCCAAGGGCAAGACCGTCCGGCTGAACAAGCAGCCGACCGAGCCGGGCGCGCCCGTGGTCGAGGTCCGCACCACCAACTTCGCCGGCGACGTCAAGGTCAAGGAGCCGCCCCGCCGCAAGCGCCGCCGCTGA
- a CDS encoding nuclear transport factor 2 family protein: MTVEDHKQLLWHVFTETARGNGRPFVDALADDVRWTIIGSTAWSRIYQGKRAVLDELLAPLAAQLTGPNTVSAERIIAEGDLVVVEGRNHSTTRSGRRYPNRYCWIMRMRDGKIAEITEYTDTQLINDVLVPPPPEGPAGATAAAGG, from the coding sequence ATGACCGTCGAGGATCACAAGCAACTCCTGTGGCACGTCTTCACCGAGACCGCTCGGGGCAACGGCCGACCGTTCGTTGACGCGCTGGCCGACGACGTCCGGTGGACGATCATCGGATCCACTGCATGGTCGCGCATCTACCAGGGCAAACGTGCCGTGCTCGACGAACTCCTGGCCCCGCTGGCGGCGCAGCTCACCGGCCCCAACACGGTCAGCGCCGAGCGCATCATCGCCGAGGGCGACCTGGTCGTCGTCGAGGGCCGCAACCACAGCACCACCCGCTCCGGCCGCCGCTACCCCAACCGGTACTGCTGGATCATGCGCATGCGCGACGGCAAGATCGCGGAAATCACCGAGTACACCGACACCCAGCTGATCAACGACGTCCTCGTCCCGCCTCCTCCGGAAGGTCCCGCAGGTGCCACGGCAGCCGCAGGCGGCTAG
- a CDS encoding DUF4245 domain-containing protein — MRRFTEGFYGYVVALCVCLAGAGLFLLAAPQGREAHIPRRDYSITVANFGHSVPYAVWAPRQDPQDWVPNSNRIAKGENGAQVLYLGYATAKLQHAMFAQSNEQPAAGFASRMANSDKAVGTQQVGGVTWEQRYREDKNQRTLVRFLPDVTLVITGTADWPELAQLASVLQERPKD, encoded by the coding sequence GTGCGACGGTTCACCGAAGGTTTCTATGGCTACGTGGTAGCGCTCTGCGTCTGCCTCGCGGGGGCGGGGTTGTTCCTGCTGGCCGCCCCACAGGGGCGCGAGGCGCACATCCCGCGGCGCGACTACTCGATCACCGTCGCCAACTTCGGCCACTCCGTGCCGTACGCGGTGTGGGCGCCGCGACAGGACCCGCAGGACTGGGTGCCCAACAGCAACAGGATCGCCAAGGGCGAGAACGGCGCGCAGGTCCTCTACCTCGGCTACGCCACGGCCAAGCTGCAGCATGCGATGTTCGCGCAGAGCAACGAGCAGCCCGCCGCCGGCTTCGCCAGCCGCATGGCCAACTCCGACAAGGCCGTCGGCACGCAGCAGGTCGGCGGGGTCACGTGGGAGCAGCGCTACCGCGAGGACAAGAACCAGCGCACGCTGGTCCGCTTCCTGCCCGACGTGACCCTCGTGATCACCGGCACGGCCGACTGGCCGGAGCTGGCGCAGCTGGCGTCCGTCCTGCAGGAGCGCCCCAAGGACTGA